The Chelonoidis abingdonii isolate Lonesome George chromosome 23, CheloAbing_2.0, whole genome shotgun sequence genomic sequence CACATGTCTGAGCTGGTGCAGCTGTACCTGTGTTTCTAAAGAGCTACCGAGTataaggactaagtattattagGAAATtgttaatgaaaacaaatttctgtTCATCTTCtaatggagaacagagaaataTTAAATTTCTGAAGGCAATACTATATTAATAAAAAGACAGTGTAGTGAGACATCCAAAATCTCTGTAACAAATCCAAACCCTTCCCAAGAAGTCTGACTAATGTATCAATAATGGGTTGGTATTGGGATCTCTTTCTGCTGTATGCTTCTACTGCTTTCTGGTGAAAGGTCTGATAAAATACAATGTAGTTGCATCAAACTCAACCACTTATTGACCAGTCTTTTAATGTCAATCCAAACCATGAACAGATATTTTTCCAGTGCTTTCTGGTTGCATTCGGAATGGCAACAGATTTCTGTGGAGGTTGAAGATTGAaggcacagaaataaaaattggtTTCACACAGACTGTAAATGTCATATAGACAAATTATTTTGGAGGAGGAGACAAATCCTCTTGAATTCTGCTATATAAATGATGTCGCTGACAAATGAATGTTCATGCACTTCAGTCCCCATTTTTCTTGTTACAGGAAGAACTACTTAACTGGAGAGTTTGGTTTCcttaatgaatattttaaagttaatttagtgctggtgaaaggtgctaaaTTATCAGCCCTGAAGTCATATCTATTTAGAACTCACACCACACACAGAGGCCAAACTTTTCAAgtgtgactagtgattttggaatCATAGCTTCAAacaccttaaaggagcctgattttcagacagtgcTGACCACccagcctctgaaaatcaagcccctttaacatgtctcaagttgggtacccacAACTGAGGCAATCATAATCATTTGTcacttttaaaatcttgttaaATACACTTCACAAACATTCTCTAATTAACCTTCACAAACCCTCCtaagagatttgaaaatattatccttatttgggggggggggggaggggacacacaAAGTCATGGGGATTCAGGCACAAGGAGCTTAAGTGAATTTCCCAAGGTTACAGAGAGAGTTGGTGTCAAAGCCAGCATTAGAATTCAGCCCTCTGTTCCTAGACCACACATCCCTCTCACAGTTGCATGACACTGTCTGTATGGAATACACACATCTACTCATAATGGGTGACTCCTGTGGGCAAAGCTTCTGAGGAAGGCAAGAAAGATCCAAGACTGCTGACTACAAGCTTTTGGGAGTATTCTTCCCAGTGCACCTTTCATTTGCTAAAGAGTCTTGTGTATGGATACTGTACCTTCATAATCAATGGTTCCATCTCCATCCTTATCAGCTTCTTTCATCATCAGTTCAGCCTCCTGTTCATTTAGTGGCTCTCCGGCATTCGTCAGTACATACCTAAAAATACAGATCAAATCTGGCAATAGTTTGCCCCTCCTAGgtgaatttcaaagcactttgcaaatatgaACTTCTTCCTGTCAATCCTCAAAGGTGGGTGTATTTAGGtgcattttacaagtggggaaattGAAACATGGATTGGAtatgtgacttggccaaggtcaaatgtgacctaattttcagaagttgtGAGAACCTACAACTCCAGTTAAAATGAATGGGAGTGGCAAatgatcagcacctctgaaaatctcagtcaCAGTGTATCAATGGTAAAACAAGTAATtaaacccagaagtcctgattcccagtcccctACTTTAACCATTAGCCCATACCTATGGTGTACTCTGTTCATATTCTAATGGAAAACCTGCATAGAATTATGGAAATAAACATTCAAGTGACCACACACAGGATCACACAAGTGAGAGATGGTAAAGCCCTATTAAGCGATCTGGATTAGGATTGTTCCTTACAGTGTCTATTCTAGTGCACTGTCTATTTCCACCCCCAGCACAAACAGAAACTTGAGATGTTGTGATCCCACTTAATGAAGAAAAATAGTTCTTGAAATCTCACCCATGGTATCAGCCCATGAGTCAGAGAATTCTGATCCTAAATAAAGCCTGGACTGGCCAATCACAAACTCTTAGACACAGAATGAGTCCTGTGTGTATCTGTAGACATAGATATGCTACAGCTAACACCAACTTTCAGAAGGAAAGGAAACCTAATTCATCTTTAGCAGATGttagaaaacacacacatttatccAAGTGTCCCCGGGGCTGTTGCAGCTTTGTAAGGATTGCTAGTATCTTGTATGTGTCAGGACACAAAAGCGTGCTGGATATTACTGCCCCTATCCCATCTGGCTAAGTTCTGCTTGCTAAGTATAATGCATACAGGCAATTGTGCCTGCCATATGCTTGGTGCATAATTCGAAGTCAGGGAGGCCATTTCCATCATCAGAGCACATTGATGATCCACAGACCAAAGCAGTCAAAGAAGCTCACTATCATGAAAGCTCTTCAAAGCAGTGTTCCTGTCCTTGGGGGAAAGGTGAGGGGAATAAGAGCACCAGCACTGTTCATTCTTGAGTTGAAATAATGTCAAGGCaatattaaaagtttttttttcttttgttgaaacATCATGTGAGTTAGGAAAATAGAAATCATTAAAACAACACGTGCTGGGGGCTGAAGCCAGATTTCCCAAGGAATTCAAGGTCAGATTTCAAAGTGGTCAGCACCatcttggggccagattttcaaaagaacccagCACAAAAAAGGCATCCAACCTGCTGAgatctttggaaaatctgacctTCAGTGTTAAAATGGGAAAcaactgggtgctgagcactttctgaCCTCGTTGGTCAAATCATTGATTGTCCTAGCTCTGTGCCCATGAACAATCTTGGTTTTCCAGAGGAATTATGGTTAATACATTCATTTCCTTTCGAATGGATAGCATTGAAGGTTTGTTTTAGGACTCTGCAGGAGCCTGAAGCCTGCATTTGCTCTCTTGGAACTTACTGTAGTACAAACTGCGTAGCTCTTCTGATTCTGTCAGCTTTGGTAGCTTGAAGCTTTGAGGCAAATCCCaggctttttaaattaaagaatgtttgtttcctttccttatCAAGACCAAGTTCTGAGGACGTTAAACAGTCTGGAACCTTGTGTCTGAATGATAAACACAAGAATTTCCAAGCTACATGCCTCCTTTTTTACACATTTATGAACAGGAGCTTGATTAATGCTGGTTAACCAGAGGAATATTTGCCTATGACCTTAAGTTAGCTAAATGCATTCATCTTTTCCAGTATAATAGATATCTTTTTCCATATGGAAATCTATGTTAATTTCAAAGTGAAGAATAGAAACATTTGCTACTTTTATAAAGTaatcttttaacttttttcttttctttttatccctTTTTCTTGTATtgttgcctttttattttattcttaccATGTTGATTAATTCTTAGTTTTGTTTGTTGTAGATAATACAAAGAGCAAGAAACTCAGCTGGtgaaatcagcatagcttcaatGGAGAGATGTCATTTTATGCCTGCTGAAAACatagtctagagcaggggtaggcaacctatggcacatgtgctgaaggtggcacgcgagctgattttcagtggcactcacactgccgggtcctggccaccagtctcgggggctctgcactttaatttaattttaaatgaagcttcttaaacattttaaaaaccttatttactttatatacaacaatagtttagttatatattatagacttctagaaagagaccttctaaaaacgttaaaatgtattaccggcacttgaaaccttaaatcagagtgaataaatgaagactcagcacaccacttctgaaaggttgccgacccctggtctagagacTGTTCATTCgtattagagctgagcaaatgatTTATTTGACTAATTTCTGTTCACGAATTGTCTGCTAATGGCTAAAAGATTTTTCTTCAATGGGTTAGTTACTTTAAATGATTAACAGAATAATTTCTGTGAATGATTCTTGGTTCCTAGTTTGTTCATTTACTATTAAATCTTAGAGCTATGTTGAATGGTTTGATCGGTCACATGGTATCATTGTTTTCTGCATGGTAGCTAAAGTTTCCAATATGATTTCACAATTTCAGAAAATAGTCTCTCCACATTTGACTTAAATTCACTGTTTCTGCCAACATCCTTATCAGTAAACTTGTTTGCTAGCATAGTCTCTGAAAGATAACAAAAAGTCATGCAAATGTAGACTAAACATGTTAATCTAAAAATCTGAATGAAGATtcatgagaatttttttccccattattccCCAGCTCTGATTGCTGTTTCAGTTGATCATGTGTTCTTTGGAATGTAACTTTTGTAGATCTGGATGTCAGTGTAATTCAGACATATGGACCTTGATATTTTGGAAACACCGAACAGTTGGGGAAAAAATCCTGTCTGGAACATCTCAACTGGACAGTAAAATAACATCAAAATAAATCCAATTTTCAGGGTCTAaatcagtcagtcagtcaatctAGAGTCCAGTGGCAAACTCAGATATTGACTGGGTTTTGAGATCCCACTATCTATTCTGCCTTTCCAAACTTCAGCATTCCTCTTCCTACTTTAAAGGCATGGCCTGTTCCTGACttgtaagtcaatgggagttgggtatGTTCAGCATCATGCAGAACCAGGCCCATATTTTCATACCTTCAGGAAGACTGCTACTTACTTGAGTGTATTCCAATCAATGTAGCCTTTGTGTTCCTTATCAAAGACCTTGAATGCTGCCCTCAGCTCTTCATCCTGGTTTTTAGCCTTTTCATGGTAAATGCCCATCAAAACCAGAAAACTGTTGCAGTTCAAGGTGCCCTTATCTAAAAGAACAACAAAGCACTGGGGTACATTAACATGCTAGTCATTGAGAAGCAGTCTAGTTAAGGTCTATCCTGCCTTGTGGATTCCTCTTCTGAACCACAGAACCTGGGCAGCTCAACACACTGGTTTCAGGGTAGGAAATATAGTAAAAGATAGGACTGGGGGAGGTTCTTACTGTCTTTGTCCACCTCTTTTGCCATTGTCGCCAGCTCTCTCTTGGTTGGGTTGATTCCCATCAAGCTCATAAGCTTCTCCAGATCATCTGTTTTCACTAACCCATTGCCCTCCTCATCAAACATCTCAAAGACGTCTTTGTACTCTGTTATCTGTTCTGGTGTCAGTGTCTCAGCCTGTGTGGAAAGGAATAAACCAAAAGGTCTGTGCCAGGTTCCAATAATTTTCTAGTTTAATGtgctcagcaatgtgcaggaggaAACACAACCAGCAAGGTCATCAGGCAAGGGGCTAAGCTAAAAGCACAGAACACAGTTTATGTGCAGGAGAATAATCTAACGAATGTGATTTTTGTGATCTGCTGTCTCGTGAAGCACCAGTGATaggaaaaatacattattctATACATCATTTGAAAACTGGGACTCTTGAAATAGTCACTGGTCCCTCAGACCAGCCAAAAATATGGGCTATCAGAGACCATTTATCAAACAGGACAACTTGCTTTCCAGTATCCAAAGAATTTCATGTTACTCCAATCCTGAATCATGGCCTAAGTGAGGAGGGGGAGTCTGAGTGCCAAGTTCTGTTAGTGATTAGAACAGGGAGTGGGGAATGTTAGGATGGGGTTAAAGTTAGCTGGTCTTTTGAGAATAAGAACATGACTGATGGTCTTTTCTGCTGAGGCCAGCCTGGTAGCTGTAGGAGGTAGCAGCTGTCTACCTGCTGTTCAGgtatatgttttttaaatggtAGCCCCAGATTCTTCAAAGGAGCCATGATGGTAAAAAGATCTCACATGGCTTTTAAAAGACTGTTCTCTGACATATGTTACtgtaagagctgcccagagacCAGCACTAAAGATTTGAAAATGAAGATCTCCTGGCCAACCAGCAGAGTGGAGACTGGATTTTCTGCTACACATTCATGGCATTTGATCAGTTCATGCATCTGGCTCCCTGCAGAAGTGTTAGGTCTATATTTAACTTGCTCATAGttgactggggggagggagggagttctGTGtaacagagaggttaagtgaatGTTGTCTTGTTTCTCTAAAGTAGCTGGCCTCAGAGACTACCACATCCTGCCATTTACTCATTGTTAAAGACAATATTACTATAGCTCAAATGGTAGCGATTGGTGCGGTAGGTCACAGGATCAAACCCTCCTGATGACCACATTATGTAGCCATGGTCTGTTGCATGACCCAGCAGATACCCTTCCTACAACATTTCAGCCATATCAGATCAACTAAGTGATCTGTCTATTTTGTATTTCTGAGGCTATATCTTCACTACCGGCTGTATCGggaggtagcaatcgatttctcggggatcgatatatcgcgtctcatctagatgcgatatatcgatcctcgaacgagctcctgtcgactccggaactccaccaacgcgaatggcggtagcggagtcgacatggggagccgtggacatcgatcccgcgccgtgaggatggtaagTAATTTGATCTAAggtacttcgacttcagctacgctattcacgtagctgaagttgcgtatcttagatcaattcctccccctagtgtagaccagccctaatagTGGCCTCAATCAGATACTTGAGAGGAAGGTGCTAGAGTCCTCTTAGTGAACAATAAGGAATAGGCAGCCCACAGGTGAAATTTCATCCTCATTCCCCTCAGTTGGAGGTTAacttgtgccctgaagcatgagaattaAATATCATTTAGATAAGACCACCTTGGTTTGATATGCGATGTAACTGTGGTGTTCTTGTTATCCAGATAAATGACTAATCTTCTTTTGACTTCTCCTAAGCTCTCTGTCTCAGGGATGTcttgtggcagtgaattccatAGGGTAATTGTGATATGTACAAAAAAAAGTGGGGATTTCCTTTATCAGGTTTAAGTGTTTTGCCTCTCAATTGTATTGAAAGTTCCCTTGTTCTTGTACTGAGAGAGGGTGGATAGAAACCTTCTCACCAATTCACCTTTGCTATCCATTGCTATTCTATCATGCCTGCTCCTTTGTTAAGACTGTATAAGAcctaagtattattaattattattgatctcctctctaaactaaacagtctTAGTCTGCACAGTCTCTGTTCACAAGGATGTCACTCCAGGCCTCTCGTTTTTATCACCCATTTCTGAAAGGAGAAGCAAAGGAGTTCTCTTTCTAGAGATAGTGTGAACAGAGCTGAACCCGGTATCCCAGATGAGGACATACCATCAATTTATAAAATGGCATGGTGATATTTTAAGCATCTTCCATCCCATTCTTTAAACATTGTCacattatgtttgcttttttaattgtCACTgagcagctgttctcagctgaGCTGCCAACAGTGAACCCAGATCTTTCTCCCTGAGTAAttacagttaatttaaaaaaacagcagtgTATATGTGTGGTTCAAATTATTCCTTATTACTTCATTTGTCAACGTTAGAGCTTGtagaaaaacagcagaaaaaattgtgaattatttctaatttttttggcgagaacttttgaattaaaAGATAAAGACCCTATAATATAAAGTTGTTGAAAAGAGAAAATTTATTGTCAAAAACTTTCATGAAAAATTGGAGTATTTTCAAGCAGCTCTAATCAACATTAAATTCTCCATGCCATCATGCTGCCCATTTACCTAGTTTTGTGTTCTGATGACCCTGATGAGGTCATAGAACATGGGCAGGTAGGCATTTTGAACGTTTTACCCACACACTCATATGTTCTAAAAGACAAGCATAGAAATAAGAGTTAAAGTTTAAGAGGGAACCTGAGAGTTATAAGGAAGATTTTGGAAGACAAGGTTACAGAGAAAGGCTCTGAGGAAAACCTGACAATAGCcaaagtctgattttcaaaagcaactgagGCACTCAGCCTAAATTCCTCTGATTTTCCAATggtacttaggctcctaactgttgaactcacttttgaaaatgaaatgtaagaGCCTAAATCACTTGAAAATTTTGCCCATGACAGCTGACCTGTTCTAACACAcctgtagacaaagcctgaataATCACCTATTACTTTCCATTCTGTTTGGCTTTAAACATGTTAGTGTCTGTCCAGAATGGTAAATGCTTATACTGATCATTGAATGTTTCTGTCTCTTGTCTCCCCCTGCAAACATCAACCTGGTAAGAAATTTAACCTGTCAAAATTGCTGGGGTGAAACTCCTAACCACATTTATAGGGCTGCACAGCATGATAGGACATAACCAGGCAAAAACAAATCCAGTGGGTGACACTAGAGGGCGGCACTGCACTGTTCAGTGACTTGCATTGTTACATCAATGATGAGAATGGGTTTGTGAACAATGAGAGCTGAAGTTTTGCCAAGAGGAAATGGCTGTGCTAAGGACCAGTTTTGCAACTGCCAAAGGTCCTCTGACTAGAGCGAGACTGGTGCCTGTTTAAGGGGGTTGAGGGAGAAATAACAATTTCAGTCTGACTTCTCTTCCCCAGAATGCTTTCA encodes the following:
- the CALML6 gene encoding calmodulin-like protein 6 isoform X3; protein product: MFDEEGNGLVKTDDLEKLMSLMGINPTKRELATMAKEVDKDNKGTLNCNSFLVLMGIYHEKAKNQDEELRAAFKVFDKEHKGYIDWNTLKYVLTNAGEPLNEQEAELMMKEADKDGDGTIDYEAWTWIDFSGTALSK
- the CALML6 gene encoding calmodulin-like protein 6 isoform X1, yielding MFDEEGNGLVKTDDLEKLMSLMGINPTKRELATMAKEVDKDNKGTLNCNSFLVLMGIYHEKAKNQDEELRAAFKVFDKEHKGYIDWNTLKYVLTNAGEPLNEQEAELMMKEADKDGDGTIDYEEFVAMMTGESFKLVQ
- the CALML6 gene encoding calmodulin-like protein 6 isoform X4, giving the protein MFDEEGNGLVKTDDLEKLMSLMGINPTKRELATMAKEVDKDNKGTLNCNSFLVLMGIYHEKAKNQDEELRAAFKVFDKEHKGYIDWNTLKYVLTNAGEPLNEQEAELMMKEADKDGDGTIDYEAWTWIDFSGTALS
- the CALML6 gene encoding calmodulin-like protein 6 isoform X2, with the translated sequence MFDEEGNGLVKTDDLEKLMSLMGINPTKRELATMAKEVDKDNKGTLNCNSFLVLMGIYHEKAKNQDEELRAAFKVFDKEHKGYIDWNTLKYVLTNAGEPLNEQEAELMMKEADKDGDGTIDYEEKTMMHFFIGERKCT